The sequence GTGGCCTGCACCCCCAAATCAGTAGCTTACACTGGGTCCTATTCTACCTCACACGAACTCTTTAGAACACTCAGAAAAATCCAGGTGACTCCCTCTGAGCTCTGGAAGGCAGAGCAAAGTTTGAGAACTTCAGCTTCCTCCTGTTATCATTTTTCAGTGCAAGGATTAACATGACAAGTGCTTGATCAAAGAATTGGAGATTAGCTCCCATAAATTACTTGCTTTAATGGGATAGTTATGTTTTTTAGCATCAAACacactataaaaataatttcctgaGATAATGATTCTTAATcaagattatatacatataaacttaGATATATATGTCTATGGATTTTGTTTTCCAAGATGGCCAGAAAAGTTATAATTTTCTGactattttttatacctttataCTAAAACCACCATTTAAGGACAGAAGTCAGAGCATTTTACTGTATTGGGTACTTGCTGGAAGTATAAGAAAGACTGATCTAGTATTTTGCAGAATATGAATTTCTGTATTAGCTTAACATGTAGGTCTTTGAGCTCCATCTTCTCAGCCAGAGATTTAATATATGTCAAGTTAATCCAAGCTTAGCTAAGGATATCCTCAGACCTATGGCACCTATTCAGAGCAGAGGTCTGATCTTTGCACTCCCTTTTTTATACCTGGGTAGCATTCAAGGGGCAAACAATCTTAGTCCTTGCATTCAGAATTTGTTATGCCATATTTGCATATAATGTTTACCATTAACTCAAAGGAAAAATGCAGCAAAATTCAACTTTGGAGAAACAAAACAACCTTACAGATCCTCAGGAGTCATGGAAAGCTAAGGGATAAACAGATTCTATATCCTAAGAGAGCTATTTCAACAAGGAAATGGTCTGCACCTCACCAAGTCAAGCTGAGTTgggcagaaagagaagcaaaatgatAACAAATTGGCCAGGAATACTTATATCAGTTTTGTCTTGAGTCTCAGAGAGTAATAGCAGGAATAAATTCCTTTCTACTTTTCTCAGAAACAGTTGGGTTTAAAGTGGTCCTCCTCCAGATtctctttctgttatttttacTGATCACAAATGAACACCAGCATCTCTCACATGGTCTCCTGTATCAGAGTGACTGACTGAAGTGGACGGCTTGGAAGTTCACCCACATCTGAGCAGGCAACCTACACATAATCCCACCCTGAACATGTCTCTTGGGTCAAGTTGAAACAGGCAGACACCCCCACCAAAGGCCAAAATATAACTGACGTGAACAGAAACCCATAGTATAGACAAAATATTCCAGctttctctattaaaaaaaaatcaaattcactGGGACCAGgcactcattattttttttttctataactcCCCAGGATTGTCAAAAGTAATCTTGTAGCCAACCCGCTTGCAGACAGTAAAAATGACCTGAAATAGACCACCCATGGTGCCAAAAGCCGTGTCAAAGAGCAGAGAGAGGATGCCACCAAGGCCCATGGCAATGTCCCTGCAGACGATTGGAACTGCGCCTATGGTGTACACGGGGAACGTGGCCACGTCCACAAGCACCCGGACAGGGACCCCCACGACACGGCAGACCACCTTCAGCAGGCAGCAGAGGATCCGGAGCACAGCCCTGGTGATCCTGACCGTGACTTTGAGGACCTTCCAGGGAATGCTGCCCAGCTCCTCCCCGATGGTCAAGAAGTAGGTGATGGTGGCTGACCCCAGGCGATAAAGGCAACTTTCTAGACCGTTAATCACCTGCTTCGTGACATACCACAGGACATACACAGTGTACTTCAGGATCCCGAAGGCAAGGTAATAAATTAACTGGCAGAGCTTGATGAGTGGGGTAGCGACAAAGCCCAGGAGTCTTCCCAGAAGGCTACTCCCTTCCCCAGATGTCTCGGGAGGTGGCAGGGCGGACCTGGCGCCCCTCATGCCAGAGAGGGTCCCCGAGCCCCTCTCAGAGTCCAGCCTCCGCTCCTCATCCTGGACTTGGTTAACCACTTCCaggatttttttcatcttctctgtGTCTTGGTCGGTCTCCCCACAGTTGTTCTGGAACAGCTGAAGGGGGAACGGAAGCAGCTTCTCCAGGTCCCTCAGCATCACATCCTCGATGACCTCCCGGTCACCGGTGTGCTTGACAAAGCCCATGGCCCAGCCTCCCGCAGGGACTGCACAGCAGGCCGCCAGCCAGACGAACTCCGGGATGCTCACTCTGTCTTTGACCTTGAGGTCCGAGGGCACGGCGCCCGTGATGATGTAGAGATCATCCCCGCTGCCACACTGCAGGGTCAGAGCTCGCTCCATCAGGCTGTTGAGGTTCACATACCACCTTTCCTGGAAGGACGTGGTCATCGGAGCCGCGTTTGTGAGTGTGAAGGTGGCCGAGTGGGGGTCACTGCTGAGGGAGAAGGGGTAGAGCTGCCCGGTCCGGTAATCAGAACCCAAGAAATCTGCATTCAAGGCTTGGTTGCTCCCCAGTTTGTTCACAGACCTGACGGCCTCGGCCTCATCCGTCACCTCCTCCAGGCTGCTGTTGGGGTCATCAATCTGAAAGGAGAGAGCAAGGTTGAGATGCGTCCCTGTTCACAGCAGACCGGGGACCCTCGGACCGTTCTGCCCAGACTCTAGTGAAGTCCCGACTATACACACAGTTCCAACACTTTCGTTTGAAAGCACATTCACACTTCATCCTAATACCCCACAACCCTAGTGTCTGAAAGCATCTTTCAAGCCAGCTATATCCTCTTCCACTCTCTGTATATTCCACTCCTGTCCTATAGTAATGACctatcacacactcacacaaattgAGAACACCACTTTTCAATCTGCTGTGGGTTTATAAATGTCATATCCTTTTCCAGGAATGTTTTCCCGTGAGATTCAAACTGACTGTAAAAACGAAAGCAAGGGGAAAAGTAAATCTCAGCAGGCCCGTAAAAATCAGAACTGGAATTCAGATAATCAGCCACCAATGTGAGCTGCAATTTAAAGAACGTAGTCTTAAGTGGATGTTGCATATTTTGGGATATACAAAGAGCAATCAACTCTAATCAGAGAATTTAAATCAAATAGGGGGACATGTATAGATTATTGTCAGTTATATTAGATACTTCCCAGGCCAAGATAAAATTAGACCAGCTGCTCTTCAAACTTCATCTCCTCATAATATTTGCAATTATTAACAATGCATTTCCTGTCTAGGCCAATTGTTGAATATCAATAAtgacatatatatctatatctatatatatcccTCTTAGTTCTGctcttattcattttaaattcagcagtataatatatatttcactTTGCCAATCTGAATAGGTGAAAGCAAAGAGCTCAGGATTGACCCAAAACTCTGTTTTTAGCTCCCAAATTACACTATAAATTCCTTGACACCATGGACCCTGTACATAGGACCCAGTCAAGGACTGACACATACTAGAATCTCaacttgttgttttttagtcactaagtcatgtccaactctttgtgacccatggactatagtctgcctggctctgtccatgggattttccaggcaagaatattggaataagcttccatttccttttccaggggatcttcccaacccaggaatcaaacccatgagtcctgcactggcaggcggattctttactacttgagACTCTCAAGTCACTCTTTGTTAATCTGAGATCAGTATTAACTGATCACTGCAGTATTTATAATAGCAGGAAGTTGAGCCAACCTACATTTTCAAAAACTGGGAACAGTTAAATAAATGGTGTTATATCCATCAAGGAAATATCTCAAAGCCATTAAAAAGCACTTGTAATGATAGGGAAATATGTGCTAtaattatgaaaggaaaaggCAGATTGTAAAATTAAATGATAACAATTTTTTAAGCCTAAAAATGAGCAAGAAAAACGTTTGAAACATGAAAAAGTCCACTATGGCTGATCGACTCCCAAGGATACAAGtgatacattttttccccttgttttcttgtttctcttggtGCAACTGTTACCTACATCAACCCACAAATTATTTATATGTTACTTTCAAAAGGACAAAAAGCAatgaattaaaataagtaaattcttACTAATTGATTCCCTAGAGTTGGTGCCACTTGCTAAACCCAAGAGGGTCAAGGCCATGTGGACTGCTGTACCTCACGTggggagggcaacccactctgcaTTTCTCCAGCTCTGCAACTGCAAATGCAGGCATGCTCATGCACACATGTGTAGCATTAGTGAGGGCAACGGATGAGCAAGGTGGTGTGAAAGCAGGAATAGTCATGAAAGCTAATGGAGTATTCCACAGCCTCACCTTTTAAGGTCGTGCCGTCCCTGCCCCCAGACTTCAAATTAGAAATGATCCTGGATGGTCCCCACTCCCACCACACCCCTACAGGACAGAGATAAAAAGCTCATCCATTTTGCAAAGCTGCCCTTGCTCTCCTA comes from Dama dama isolate Ldn47 chromosome 1, ASM3311817v1, whole genome shotgun sequence and encodes:
- the ENDOD1 gene encoding endonuclease domain-containing 1 protein codes for the protein MGPERCLALGGLLALAGLLEARLVRQEEAGFGECDRFFYAGTPPAGPAAAAHVKICQRSEGAERFATLYSTQHRIPVYSAFRAARSAPLGAEPRGLVEPQIDDPNSSLEEVTDEAEAVRSVNKLGSNQALNADFLGSDYRTGQLYPFSLSSDPHSATFTLTNAAPMTTSFQERWYVNLNSLMERALTLQCGSGDDLYIITGAVPSDLKVKDRVSIPEFVWLAACCAVPAGGWAMGFVKHTGDREVIEDVMLRDLEKLLPFPLQLFQNNCGETDQDTEKMKKILEVVNQVQDEERRLDSERGSGTLSGMRGARSALPPPETSGEGSSLLGRLLGFVATPLIKLCQLIYYLAFGILKYTVYVLWYVTKQVINGLESCLYRLGSATITYFLTIGEELGSIPWKVLKVTVRITRAVLRILCCLLKVVCRVVGVPVRVLVDVATFPVYTIGAVPIVCRDIAMGLGGILSLLFDTAFGTMGGLFQVIFTVCKRVGYKITFDNPGEL